One Campylobacter concisus DNA segment encodes these proteins:
- a CDS encoding ATP-binding cassette domain-containing protein, with amino-acid sequence MSIKILNYFRENIPIPIFILFFIMTISALFEIVGIGFFIPLLDTQSSSDLVNIINFIFSSIGLQYSTINIAILIVVVFVVKFIFLNIQNFYIYKSSYQFMFNVKKNIMTNLYSMDFIEYNKMGIDVLNNIFVKEIEKSALSIRYFLQIWVNAIYSLAYLLFAMYISFTLVLVSLGVGLVVVVLQRKITKAIIRYSKTVVDYSAKTNLVVLQILNSMKYIKATNRCEYNNINFNKISQDYSNNMEKMSFLNSIPKNMSEFIGVMAISATIIINEIMFHESTVTVVFLGLLLYRTLVKILSIQHSYQDFLINIGSVEVVMNVYNHILKNAEKQSQNDTLQHISTIGSAKMENVYVSVDSKVILKDINVEFKKGNNYALVGQSGSGKSTLLNTLTFLYRPLSGQLTINKNSIDNLSFRNKIGYVSQEVIIFDGSIMDNIVFGELFEKEKYDSIVNLLGIDKIRVEKLNMNGSNISGGQRQLIALARELYREPDLLILDEFTSALDSITEKRIISVINDIKKDKIIITVAHRLSSVMGSDLILLMENGEILSRGTFKNLYDQSSKFRSMCNEQSIFMD; translated from the coding sequence ATGAGCATAAAGATATTAAATTACTTTAGAGAAAATATTCCAATTCCAATTTTTATTTTATTCTTTATAATGACCATAAGTGCACTTTTCGAAATAGTTGGAATCGGTTTTTTTATTCCTCTCTTGGATACTCAGAGTAGTTCTGATCTTGTTAATATAATCAATTTTATATTTTCTAGCATTGGCTTACAATATTCAACAATTAATATTGCTATTTTAATTGTTGTAGTATTTGTTGTTAAATTTATATTTTTAAATATTCAAAATTTCTACATTTATAAGTCTAGTTATCAGTTTATGTTTAATGTAAAAAAGAACATTATGACAAATTTGTATAGTATGGATTTTATAGAATATAACAAAATGGGCATTGATGTATTAAATAATATTTTTGTAAAAGAGATAGAAAAGAGTGCCTTGTCTATACGTTACTTTCTCCAAATTTGGGTTAATGCTATTTATTCTTTGGCATATTTACTCTTTGCCATGTATATTAGTTTTACGCTTGTTTTAGTGTCTTTGGGGGTCGGATTAGTCGTGGTTGTGCTTCAAAGAAAAATTACAAAAGCTATTATTAGGTATTCTAAAACGGTTGTTGATTATAGTGCCAAGACAAATCTTGTAGTACTGCAAATATTAAATAGCATGAAATATATTAAAGCTACCAATAGGTGTGAATATAACAATATAAATTTTAATAAAATTTCACAAGACTATAGTAATAATATGGAAAAAATGTCTTTTTTAAATTCCATACCAAAGAATATGTCCGAATTTATTGGTGTAATGGCTATTTCGGCAACAATTATTATCAACGAAATAATGTTTCATGAAAGTACTGTGACGGTTGTGTTTTTAGGATTGCTACTATATAGAACCTTGGTTAAGATACTTAGTATACAGCACTCGTATCAAGACTTTTTAATAAATATAGGCTCAGTGGAAGTTGTTATGAATGTATATAATCATATTTTAAAAAATGCAGAAAAACAAAGCCAAAACGATACTTTACAACATATTTCAACCATAGGCTCTGCCAAAATGGAGAATGTCTATGTTTCTGTAGATAGCAAGGTTATACTAAAGGATATAAATGTTGAATTTAAAAAGGGTAACAACTACGCTTTAGTTGGACAATCTGGATCTGGTAAAAGTACTCTTTTAAACACACTTACTTTTTTATATAGGCCATTATCGGGACAACTAACTATTAATAAAAATAGTATCGATAATTTAAGTTTTAGAAATAAGATCGGATATGTATCACAAGAAGTCATTATTTTTGATGGAAGTATTATGGATAATATTGTTTTTGGTGAATTGTTTGAAAAAGAAAAGTATGATAGCATAGTAAATTTACTCGGAATAGATAAGATAAGGGTTGAAAAACTAAATATGAATGGATCAAATATATCTGGTGGACAAAGACAACTTATTGCTTTAGCTAGAGAGTTATATAGGGAGCCAGATCTTTTAATATTGGATGAATTTACTAGTGCTCTGGACTCGATCACAGAAAAACGTATAATAAGTGTTATAAATGACATAAAAAAAGATAAGATAATTATAACCGTAGCACATAGGCTATCTTCTGTAATGGGCAGCGATTTAATATTGTTAATGGAAAATGGGGAAATTTTAAGCCGTGGCACTTTTAAAAATTTATATGATCAAAGTTCTAAATTTAGATCTATGTGCAATGAGCAGAGTATTTTTATGGATTAG
- a CDS encoding asparagine synthase-related protein — protein MVVIDIKQDQFWNKFEKDEMSIYLKGHIYSHSIDELTELLYSVEDESSIAELSHSIDGHFAIAVQKNDLSFILVDKIRSTPLFFYKFDKNFYISNNPQNIINQNDSKASVDTTLLLEASMSGYTIGNKTFYKGLYALKAGELVVFKNDDFKYMQYYKYFGEIEKKDYKSYQEELFDVTLKIFRKMLKNIGNRQIVVPLSAGNDSRLVVSALKYLSAKNVKCFSYGTQDNSEAKVAKIVAEKLGYEWIFIPLTHCTEKHYYSSSDYAEYLKYSESFASVPYIQGLSALKYLKDIGYVDSDAIFINGNSGDFISGAHISKMMESGKNLTSYEDRKENILNNLINKHFSLWGYLKTEKNISLIKKKLWDEIVLACGDLRSDSSQDHLFYEYSEFIDRQTKYVISGQRIYEYYGHEWRMPLWDDEYLFFWQKVPAEFKDEQNLYVSMLKDKNMCNVWGDDIPVNKKSIVPSWIIPLRFIFKIPFVFFGKNAKKYWRNFEISFFYYWMDVTHMMDTVKYTRAMKDIFKKPRSHVSWQTEDYLSRFRK, from the coding sequence ATGGTAGTTATAGATATAAAACAAGATCAGTTTTGGAACAAATTTGAAAAAGACGAGATGAGTATATATTTAAAAGGGCATATATATTCTCACTCTATAGATGAATTAACAGAACTACTTTATAGTGTAGAGGATGAAAGTAGCATAGCAGAACTATCACATAGTATCGATGGGCACTTTGCCATTGCTGTACAAAAAAATGATCTATCTTTTATACTGGTAGATAAAATAAGAAGTACACCGTTGTTTTTTTATAAATTTGATAAAAATTTTTACATTAGTAATAACCCACAGAATATAATTAATCAAAATGACTCAAAAGCAAGTGTTGATACAACATTGCTTTTAGAAGCTTCTATGTCTGGCTATACGATAGGCAATAAAACTTTTTACAAAGGGTTATATGCTTTAAAAGCTGGAGAGTTAGTAGTTTTTAAAAATGATGATTTTAAGTATATGCAGTACTATAAATATTTTGGAGAAATAGAAAAAAAAGATTATAAAAGTTATCAAGAAGAGTTATTTGATGTAACATTAAAAATTTTTAGAAAAATGTTAAAAAACATAGGTAATAGACAGATAGTAGTGCCTTTGAGTGCTGGGAATGACTCTAGGCTGGTGGTGTCTGCGCTAAAATATCTGTCTGCTAAAAATGTTAAATGCTTCTCTTACGGTACACAAGATAATTCCGAAGCAAAAGTTGCTAAGATTGTGGCTGAGAAGTTAGGTTATGAGTGGATTTTTATTCCTTTAACTCATTGTACTGAGAAACATTATTATAGCTCAAGTGATTATGCTGAATACTTAAAATATAGTGAAAGTTTTGCATCAGTGCCGTATATACAAGGATTATCTGCACTTAAATATCTAAAAGATATTGGTTATGTAGATAGTGATGCTATATTTATAAATGGAAATAGTGGCGATTTTATTTCAGGTGCACATATTAGCAAGATGATGGAGAGTGGAAAAAATTTAACCTCATATGAAGATAGAAAAGAAAATATTTTAAATAACCTTATTAATAAGCATTTTTCTCTTTGGGGGTATCTAAAAACAGAGAAAAATATATCATTGATCAAGAAAAAGTTGTGGGATGAAATCGTCTTAGCCTGTGGTGATTTAAGGAGTGATAGTTCTCAGGATCATTTGTTTTACGAGTATTCTGAGTTTATAGATAGGCAAACTAAGTATGTAATATCTGGCCAAAGAATTTACGAGTATTATGGACATGAGTGGAGAATGCCATTATGGGATGATGAATATTTATTTTTTTGGCAAAAGGTTCCAGCAGAATTTAAAGATGAGCAAAATCTATATGTTAGTATGTTAAAAGATAAAAATATGTGTAATGTATGGGGTGATGATATCCCTGTTAATAAAAAAAGTATTGTCCCAAGCTGGATCATCCCGTTAAGGTTTATTTTTAAAATTCCTTTTGTTTTTTTTGGTAAAAACGCAAAGAAATATTGGAGAAATTTTGAGATAAGTTTTTTTTATTATTGGATGGATGTTACCCATATGATGGATACTGTAAAGTATACAAGAGCTATGAAAGATATATTTAAGAAGCCAAGAAGTCATGTTTCATGGCAGACTGAAGATTATTTGTCAAGGTTTAGAAAATGA
- a CDS encoding glycosyltransferase family 4 protein, protein MHKKTVIHQLSLVGIGGVQQSFVPYFKMALQKSEFDHQIYGTYSLDDYFKEIGCYYKNISSSIFNKLKFIYFLYSKGYIVHFYNNIGSHSLHRILNSLPLSNIILHERGVAWNLKDEDIHVYRDNANKANLLLANSNASKTMMIERFGVDANKIHVLYNGFLSGDMILNNSAFATNDINKFKVGYIGRLDTPKGVHTFIEVAKKLPQYEFFIAGNGPWELLLKDMADKRDNIFFVGRVKNPLDFINSMDLIIVPSIREPLGNTIIEAGFCKKPVIASCVDGISEIIDDGISGVLIEPKKEISIRQIPINSVPMPEYVVNPKTKKLQQPKEIEPDELANHINNLEQDYALRQKYGNALYDSVVDKFNIEKYFSELEKIYKNINS, encoded by the coding sequence ATGCATAAAAAAACAGTTATTCATCAATTATCACTTGTTGGCATAGGAGGAGTTCAGCAGTCTTTTGTTCCATATTTTAAGATGGCGCTGCAAAAAAGTGAGTTTGATCATCAGATCTATGGCACTTATTCATTAGATGACTATTTTAAGGAAATAGGGTGTTATTATAAAAATATAAGCAGTTCTATATTTAACAAACTAAAATTTATCTATTTTTTATACTCCAAAGGCTACATAGTTCACTTTTATAATAATATTGGAAGCCACTCTTTGCATAGAATTTTAAATTCACTGCCCTTGTCAAATATCATATTGCACGAAAGGGGAGTTGCTTGGAATTTAAAAGATGAAGATATTCACGTGTATAGAGATAATGCCAATAAAGCAAATTTACTGCTTGCAAATTCTAATGCATCAAAAACTATGATGATTGAGAGATTTGGCGTAGATGCAAATAAAATTCATGTTTTGTATAATGGTTTTTTAAGTGGTGATATGATTTTAAACAATAGCGCATTTGCTACTAATGATATTAATAAATTTAAAGTCGGATATATAGGCAGGCTTGATACCCCAAAAGGAGTTCATACTTTTATAGAGGTTGCAAAAAAGTTGCCACAATATGAGTTTTTTATAGCTGGAAATGGCCCATGGGAGCTACTACTAAAAGATATGGCGGACAAAAGAGACAATATATTTTTCGTTGGTAGAGTGAAGAATCCGCTTGATTTTATAAATAGCATGGATCTAATCATTGTGCCATCCATTAGAGAACCACTTGGCAATACCATAATTGAGGCTGGGTTTTGTAAAAAACCTGTAATTGCTTCATGTGTAGATGGAATTTCAGAAATTATAGACGATGGGATTAGCGGTGTGCTTATAGAGCCCAAAAAGGAAATTAGTATTCGTCAGATACCTATCAATTCTGTTCCTATGCCAGAATATGTGGTAAATCCAAAAACAAAAAAGCTACAACAGCCAAAAGAGATAGAACCTGATGAATTGGCAAATCATATAAATAACTTGGAGCAGGACTACGCGCTAAGGCAAAAATACGGAAATGCTTTATATGATAGTGTAGTCGATAAATTTAATATCGAAAAATATTTTTCAGAATTAGAAAAAATATATAAAAATATAAATTCTTAA
- a CDS encoding glycosyltransferase family 4 protein: MSKSIFIVTNSAWSGYNFRLSLANHLKKNGFKVSFVVPFDEKYSALLEKNFEVFHINFDAKGINPLVDLKTFFSLLALYKKEKPACVLNFTIKPNIYSSLACKILGICCISNITGLGTVFIKQSFVTSIVKFLYKISLNANKVVFFQNLDDQDLFVNLDIISKEKCDLLPGSGVDINKFAPRQESKRDEKFKFLCVARLIKDKGIVELVEAGKILRKKRDDFKILLLGEQNVKNNTAISDEELNSWLKNDFLDYLGMSDDVSKVVASAECVVLASYKEGMSKSLLEAASMAKPLIATNVSGCKEIVDDGVNGFLCEPKNSIDLAEKMEKILNLDKSILEQMGKNGREKMILSFDENIVLEKYTKAIMD, translated from the coding sequence TTGAGTAAAAGCATCTTTATAGTGACAAATAGTGCTTGGAGTGGGTATAACTTTAGACTGAGCCTTGCAAATCACCTAAAAAAAAATGGTTTTAAAGTGTCGTTTGTTGTTCCGTTTGATGAAAAATACTCAGCTTTGTTGGAAAAAAATTTTGAAGTTTTTCATATAAATTTTGATGCAAAAGGGATAAATCCGTTAGTTGATCTAAAAACTTTTTTTAGTTTGCTAGCCCTTTATAAAAAGGAGAAGCCAGCTTGTGTCTTAAATTTTACTATTAAGCCAAATATTTATAGCTCACTTGCCTGTAAAATTTTAGGCATTTGTTGTATTAGTAATATCACGGGACTTGGGACAGTTTTCATAAAACAAAGTTTTGTCACAAGCATAGTTAAATTTCTTTATAAGATATCGCTAAATGCAAACAAGGTTGTATTCTTTCAAAATTTAGATGATCAAGATCTATTTGTAAATTTGGACATTATTTCAAAAGAAAAATGCGACCTCCTACCAGGAAGTGGTGTAGATATAAATAAATTTGCCCCAAGACAAGAGAGCAAAAGAGACGAAAAATTTAAATTTTTGTGTGTAGCAAGACTTATAAAAGATAAAGGTATTGTTGAGTTAGTTGAGGCTGGTAAAATTTTAAGAAAAAAAAGAGATGATTTTAAGATTTTGCTGCTAGGAGAACAAAATGTCAAAAATAATACTGCCATTAGCGACGAAGAGTTAAATTCGTGGCTTAAAAACGACTTTTTGGACTATCTTGGTATGAGCGATGATGTAAGTAAAGTTGTAGCTAGTGCTGAGTGTGTTGTGCTGGCATCGTACAAAGAGGGAATGTCAAAAAGTTTATTAGAGGCCGCGTCCATGGCAAAGCCATTAATAGCTACAAATGTTAGTGGTTGTAAAGAAATAGTAGACGATGGAGTAAATGGCTTTTTGTGTGAGCCAAAAAACTCTATAGATCTCGCTGAAAAAATGGAAAAAATTTTAAATCTTGATAAAAGCATTCTTGAACAAATGGGTAAAAACGGCAGAGAAAAGATGATTTTATCTTTTGATGAGAATATTGTCCTAGAAAAATATACGAAAGCTATTATGGACTAA
- the asnB gene encoding asparagine synthase (glutamine-hydrolyzing): MCGLVGFLDKNKNEQILVDMLEMQAYRGPDDRGVFFDEKSGVHLGHNRLSIMDLSSNGHQPFVSDCGGYVIVFNGEVYNFKAIKGELLALGYKFVSNSDTEVILYSYKEWGDECLAKFIGMFAFAILDKNKNELFLCRDRAGVKPLYYYFDGINFIFSSEIKSFHKHPKFKKEQNLDALAYFFQFGYIPAPYSIFKDCFKLPAGCYLKFDIVKTTFKITKYWDVGYFYAQPKFNKNESEILNELEGLLDSAINLRTIADVPVGVFLSGGYDSSLVAALLSKTQKIDTFTIGFDDARFNEAAHAKQVATHFGTNHHEYYINEVDMLSYIDTLSFFYDEPFGDSSAVATMAVSKMAKQDVTVALSADGGDEHFCGYSKYFFLHKFQGTFFTSLKRNLIKIGLNLINEKIADIANQALPNNIRQTNFRDKFLKLKRAINSKNLDEMFINASSYVDRSDVTKFLKIGLKQEYMNVWKNELNLDFLDHMMMCDYKLFMCDDVLTKVDRATMSVSLEGREPLLDHRLIEYLARVPVNIKYKNNQPKYLLRQILYKYIPKDIIDKPKSGFQIPLAKWLRGDLRWLVEENLDSRALNDEIFDVKQIQNLKDRFYAGEELQSLIWFIVVYQMWKRRWLE, translated from the coding sequence ATGTGTGGGTTAGTTGGCTTTTTAGATAAAAATAAAAATGAGCAAATTTTAGTAGATATGCTAGAGATGCAGGCATATCGCGGTCCAGATGATAGAGGTGTTTTTTTTGATGAAAAAAGTGGCGTTCACCTTGGCCATAACCGCCTATCTATAATGGATCTAAGCTCAAATGGACACCAGCCTTTTGTGAGCGATTGCGGTGGATATGTGATAGTTTTTAATGGAGAGGTTTATAACTTTAAAGCTATAAAGGGAGAGCTATTAGCCCTTGGCTATAAATTTGTATCAAATTCTGATACCGAAGTTATTTTATACTCTTATAAAGAGTGGGGTGATGAGTGTCTTGCTAAATTTATAGGAATGTTTGCATTTGCTATTTTGGATAAAAATAAAAATGAGCTATTCTTATGCCGTGATAGAGCTGGCGTAAAACCACTTTATTACTATTTTGATGGTATAAATTTTATTTTTTCTTCTGAGATCAAATCTTTTCACAAGCATCCAAAATTTAAGAAAGAGCAAAATTTAGATGCGCTAGCTTATTTTTTTCAGTTTGGCTATATTCCTGCGCCTTATAGTATTTTTAAGGATTGTTTTAAACTTCCTGCTGGTTGTTATTTAAAATTTGATATTGTCAAAACAACATTTAAAATAACAAAATATTGGGATGTAGGATATTTTTATGCACAGCCAAAATTTAATAAAAATGAGAGTGAAATTTTAAACGAACTTGAAGGTCTTTTAGACAGTGCAATAAATTTACGTACTATTGCTGATGTGCCAGTTGGCGTCTTTTTAAGTGGCGGATATGATAGCTCACTGGTGGCTGCTTTGCTAAGCAAAACGCAAAAGATTGATACATTTACCATAGGTTTTGATGACGCTAGATTTAACGAGGCTGCCCACGCAAAGCAAGTGGCCACGCACTTTGGTACAAATCATCATGAGTATTATATAAATGAAGTCGACATGCTTTCATATATCGACACTCTTTCTTTCTTTTATGATGAGCCTTTTGGGGATAGCTCTGCGGTAGCGACCATGGCAGTTTCAAAAATGGCAAAACAAGATGTAACAGTTGCACTTAGCGCAGATGGTGGAGATGAACATTTTTGTGGATATAGCAAGTATTTCTTCTTACATAAATTTCAGGGTACTTTTTTTACTTCGCTCAAGAGAAATTTGATAAAAATTGGATTAAATTTAATAAATGAAAAAATAGCTGACATTGCAAATCAAGCCCTGCCAAATAATATCCGCCAGACAAATTTTAGAGATAAATTTCTAAAGTTAAAAAGAGCTATAAATAGTAAAAATTTAGACGAAATGTTTATAAATGCAAGTAGTTATGTAGATAGGTCGGACGTAACTAAATTTCTAAAAATAGGGCTAAAACAAGAGTATATGAATGTGTGGAAAAATGAGCTCAATCTTGATTTTTTAGATCATATGATGATGTGTGATTATAAACTTTTTATGTGCGATGATGTGCTTACAAAAGTTGATCGCGCTACAATGAGTGTTAGCTTAGAGGGACGTGAGCCACTACTAGATCATCGTTTGATAGAGTATTTGGCACGCGTTCCAGTAAATATAAAATATAAGAATAATCAGCCAAAATATTTGCTAAGACAAATTCTGTACAAATATATCCCAAAAGATATAATAGACAAGCCAAAATCAGGCTTTCAGATCCCACTTGCAAAGTGGTTAAGAGGTGATCTAAGATGGCTTGTTGAAGAGAATCTGGACTCTAGGGCTTTAAATGATGAGATATTTGATGTAAAACAAATACAAAATTTAAAAGATAGATTTTATGCTGGAGAAGAGCTTCAGAGTCTTATTTGGTTTATTGTGGTTTATCAAATGTGGAAAAGGAGATGGCTTGAGTAA
- a CDS encoding glycosyltransferase: MQKIAILINSLGGGGAERVVSTLLNELCFEYECYLILLENNIDYLLDNRINVICLKEDVNLSGIKKLIRLPFLAFKLAKIIKKFGFNQVTSFLYRSNYINILSSFFAKHRVVISERIAPSAMYRNNSLEDVISKILLKTLYKKADLIISVSKAIEFDLIENFNIGVKQVVIYNPYDIESINNKANEKVGVDIDKKSIIAVGTLCDRKNQQLILRSFARIADNDYVLYLLGKGENESKLKVLARELGITTRVVFLGFDNNPYKYLSKCSIFILGSNAEGFPNVLAEAMACGCAVISTDCLSGPREILAPKSDIKFELRDDIELAEFGVLVPVQDEVNLTKAIEVVIGDNELRGKYRQVAKERANDFNIDGIIKRYKEVICVG; this comes from the coding sequence ATGCAAAAAATAGCTATATTGATCAACTCTCTTGGCGGTGGTGGTGCAGAGAGGGTCGTTAGTACCTTATTGAACGAGTTGTGCTTTGAATATGAATGTTATCTGATTTTATTAGAGAACAACATAGACTATCTGCTTGATAACAGAATAAATGTTATTTGTTTAAAAGAAGATGTAAATTTAAGTGGTATAAAAAAATTAATCAGGCTCCCATTTTTGGCCTTTAAGCTAGCTAAAATCATTAAAAAATTTGGCTTTAATCAGGTAACAAGCTTTTTGTATAGGTCAAATTATATAAATATATTATCTAGTTTTTTTGCAAAACATAGAGTTGTTATTAGCGAGAGAATAGCTCCTAGTGCGATGTATCGTAATAATTCTCTCGAAGATGTAATTAGTAAAATTTTATTAAAAACTCTATATAAAAAGGCAGACTTGATAATATCGGTTTCAAAAGCAATAGAATTTGACTTGATTGAAAATTTTAATATTGGTGTTAAACAGGTGGTAATTTACAACCCATATGATATAGAGAGTATAAACAATAAGGCCAACGAAAAAGTTGGCGTTGATATTGACAAGAAAAGTATAATCGCAGTTGGTACATTGTGCGATAGGAAAAATCAGCAGTTGATATTAAGATCATTTGCAAGAATAGCTGATAACGACTATGTATTATATCTACTGGGAAAAGGCGAAAATGAGAGTAAACTAAAAGTTCTTGCAAGAGAGCTCGGTATCACCACGAGGGTGGTTTTTTTGGGTTTTGATAATAATCCATATAAATATCTTTCAAAATGCAGTATATTTATACTTGGGTCAAATGCTGAAGGCTTTCCAAATGTGCTGGCAGAGGCAATGGCTTGTGGATGTGCAGTTATAAGCACGGATTGTCTTAGTGGTCCAAGGGAGATTTTAGCGCCAAAAAGTGATATTAAATTTGAATTAAGAGATGATATTGAACTTGCAGAATTTGGAGTGTTGGTGCCGGTGCAAGATGAGGTAAATTTGACAAAAGCGATAGAAGTTGTAATAGGTGATAATGAGTTAAGGGGGAAGTACCGACAAGTTGCCAAAGAAAGGGCTAATGACTTTAACATTGATGGTATTATAAAACGATACAAGGAAGTGATATGTGTGGGTTAG
- a CDS encoding class I SAM-dependent methyltransferase: protein MKKTYIKLLELYLCKCSLNKLNNMNIDIEKIVAIDSIKNHIIDLNERNIDLVDKEKWFNNTKNKYRLYSSVYRYIKTKEIIEKYIDIKNNKIVDFGAGNGVFLEFLGLGGVGVDINKKCVEHMKSKGIEAYTVDELSSLENKFDSAFAFEVIEHVENQLMVLKNICEYIKNGGYLFLSIPYVKNSHVLKKQQEDTATKRLENYHIFELDTIDFKNLTTYTDLEIVEVAHLNPHKGFLGVFNIFFDLFFRSKRPKWTIFILKKNKNVK from the coding sequence ATGAAAAAGACATACATTAAGTTACTTGAATTATATTTATGTAAATGCAGTTTGAACAAACTAAATAACATGAATATAGATATTGAAAAAATAGTAGCTATTGATTCTATTAAAAATCATATAATCGATTTAAATGAAAGAAATATTGATTTAGTAGATAAGGAAAAGTGGTTTAATAATACAAAGAATAAGTATAGATTATATTCTTCTGTTTATAGGTATATAAAAACAAAAGAAATTATAGAAAAATACATTGATATAAAAAATAATAAGATTGTTGATTTTGGAGCTGGAAATGGTGTTTTTCTGGAATTTTTGGGATTGGGTGGCGTTGGTGTTGATATAAATAAAAAATGCGTTGAACATATGAAATCAAAGGGAATAGAAGCATATACAGTAGATGAGTTGTCTTCTCTTGAAAATAAATTTGATAGTGCTTTTGCTTTTGAGGTTATTGAGCATGTAGAAAATCAGTTGATGGTATTAAAAAATATTTGCGAATATATAAAAAATGGTGGCTACTTATTTTTATCTATACCTTATGTAAAAAACAGTCATGTACTAAAAAAACAACAAGAGGATACGGCAACTAAAAGATTGGAAAACTATCATATATTTGAGCTAGATACTATAGATTTCAAAAATTTAACAACATACACAGATCTTGAGATTGTGGAAGTTGCACATTTAAACCCACATAAAGGTTTTTTGGGCGTCTTTAATATATTTTTTGACCTATTTTTTAGATCAAAAAGGCCAAAATGGACAATTTTTATATTGAAAAAGAATAAGAATGTCAAATAG
- a CDS encoding glycosyltransferase family 4 protein codes for MSNSAKEIKVLVVSSKFIEEYSGSGLRAYNTYKRLSGKYGIKFDVVSNSVSLNNNLKYKYNDVDVYRISSPFNVPKKRSLKRSVIVLADMLWEFFYSWLYIRKNIKEYDLLHTFGNTFTIGFLTWYFSKKNKPIIRELCNDMPNPFYPIQFSRIMQKIFSKENTVVVAISKRLEILARKFAIKNIWSRPNPVNEDKFNLCSEEIKKIFRKKYTNFSDHDIVLCYIGSLRSSKNHIFLLDVLKLLPDHFKLVIGGPENKREPYMFDNIINKIKEFRLEDRVQFKIGFVDNMDEYIKLSDIFVFPSKDEGFGTPIIEAQACGVPIVANIIENITDVEIVDGEGGYCSSLDPKEFADKIIMSLKIPKEKLTKNAENIINRASTKVIDEAYYKIICGLVNA; via the coding sequence ATGTCAAATAGTGCTAAAGAGATAAAAGTATTAGTAGTTTCAAGTAAATTTATAGAGGAGTATTCTGGGTCTGGACTGCGGGCTTATAATACATACAAAAGACTTTCTGGTAAATATGGTATTAAATTTGATGTTGTATCAAATTCTGTATCACTTAATAATAATCTAAAATATAAATATAATGATGTGGATGTGTATAGAATTTCATCTCCATTTAATGTTCCTAAAAAAAGATCACTAAAAAGAAGCGTTATAGTTTTAGCTGATATGCTTTGGGAGTTTTTTTATAGCTGGCTATATATACGAAAAAACATAAAAGAATATGACTTGTTACATACTTTTGGAAATACATTTACCATAGGGTTTTTGACATGGTATTTTTCTAAAAAAAATAAACCCATCATAAGAGAGCTCTGCAATGATATGCCAAATCCATTTTACCCCATACAGTTTTCAAGAATTATGCAAAAGATTTTTTCAAAAGAAAATACTGTGGTTGTTGCTATATCTAAGCGGCTTGAAATCCTAGCAAGAAAATTTGCTATTAAAAATATATGGTCAAGACCCAATCCTGTAAATGAAGATAAATTTAATTTGTGTAGCGAAGAGATAAAAAAAATATTTAGAAAAAAATATACTAATTTTTCTGATCATGATATAGTATTGTGTTATATCGGTAGTTTGCGCAGTAGCAAAAATCATATTTTTTTACTTGATGTCTTAAAGCTATTGCCAGATCACTTTAAGTTAGTAATAGGTGGTCCTGAAAATAAACGAGAGCCTTATATGTTTGATAATATAATCAATAAAATAAAAGAATTTAGATTAGAAGATAGAGTGCAGTTTAAAATAGGCTTTGTTGATAATATGGATGAATACATAAAACTAAGTGACATTTTTGTGTTTCCATCAAAAGATGAAGGATTTGGAACGCCTATCATAGAAGCCCAAGCCTGTGGGGTGCCTATAGTGGCAAATATTATAGAAAATATAACTGATGTTGAGATAGTTGATGGAGAGGGTGGGTATTGCTCTAGTTTGGATCCGAAAGAATTTGCTGATAAAATAATAATGTCATTAAAAATTCCAAAAGAAAAGCTTACTAAAAATGCAGAAAACATTATAAATAGGGCATCTACAAAAGTTATAGACGAGGCGTATTATAAAATAATATGTGGACTAGTAAATGCATAA